From the Eschrichtius robustus isolate mEscRob2 chromosome 3, mEscRob2.pri, whole genome shotgun sequence genome, the window GGGAACACTAGGTATTCTCGAGAGCTCACCCAGGCCGAGGTCAGACCCCTCCCCAAGAAGCCAACCCAgcgccccctccccactttcctctACTGACCAGTTGATCCAGCTTTCCACACAGGTGTTGCTGCCTACTGTGGTGACTTCTCTCAGGTTAGGAGCTCTCAGCCATCCCTAACCTCTCCCTCGCTGCTCTTCAAATTGCTTCCCCCTCAAGAtattctctcccttccccagagaAGGAGCCACAGAATCCTAAGAAGATGAATGTGCCCTAACCTACCCccccgaccccccccccccaccccgtgtgcTCAGGCCTTTTGCATCCACTGACTGACtcggccccacccccaccccctccggGATCCAGGGGGCCCCACCTACTCCCATCAGCATCAATAAAACCTCCTGTCTCCAgcggaaaaaaaaaggaaaagaagttctCAGCccaaaccccccaaaataaatatttatttacaagttATTTATATGTACAACTAATGTAATATTATGCTCTTTATAAACAttaacacacaaacaagaaattaaaaaacaaaaattagaaatattcTAGTATTTCCTTCCCACTCCCGCAACGTATCGTATCACACACTGCCTATGTTAcctcccccccagcccctccccccccaccatcACTTCGGAGCCCCTGCTGTAATCAAAGGGAGCCTTTGGAGTTTCTGAAACAGAGGAGGGGCATAGTCTCTGACGACTTTCCCGAATCCGCAAAGTAAAAACAGACTGAGACATCAAAGAACCGCAATTGCCTTAGAGCGCTTTCCACGTGCCAGGAAACGCCTCAGTGCTTTAatataactcatttaatccctaaAGCAACCCTACTCTGTACGTACCATTATTgtcttttaagatatttttattttaagatgaaaCCAAGGCACAGTGAGGTTAAGAAACTTTGCCAGGCTGACACAGAACTGGCGGAGCCAGAATTGGAACCCACCCTGGGTGGGTCCACAATCCATGAGCTTAACCGCTACTGGAGGGGGATGAGGGCGGCTCCCTTGGTTAAGTCCCTCACCAATCACTGCTATCGTGAGAATCCAAGGTACAGCGCGAGGAGGCAGCAGGAAAATCACTAACCCCCGGGCCACCTCTCACTCAGTTGTCTGGGCAAGCTCGGCTTATCCGCAGTCTCCGGAAGCCAACTCAGCCGGTCGCGCAGGCGCAGATCGACAGGCTTGGTTTCTATGGTTCCAGGGCGCGACTGCGGAAGGCAGGTCGGCTCTCGTCGTCGCGCTGCAAGCGTCGCGCTGCGGGCTTCCTTTGCGGCAGGCCTCATTGTCGCCTGAGGATCTTCTAGTTGCGGCGGCCAGCAAGGAGTCAAGGGCACGGCTGCTGGAAGGTAGGGGCTGCGTTTGTTTGCGGGGCGATTGAGCCTAAGGAGCTTCCTTCCGAGATCTCTTTAACAGATTTCCTCTTGGCTTGCTGGGTGTCCGTTCTCCCTGGCCATGTTTTCTGCTTTTCCAGGCCCCTTGGTCCACACAGCCAGTGTCACCGAAGCTTGTAGACCGCGCGTCTCTCGGCTCTCTTTCCAGGTTAAGGTAGCTTTCTGCCGGACTCATACTTTGGCCTTCTGTTTCTTAGCCTGAAGTCCACGCCCCTTGTCCCGGCTTGCATGGCCCTGCGGGATTTGGGCCCCATCAACTTCTTCAGCTCGTTTCGTTCTTCCCGACATGCACTCTGCGCTCCAGCCACGTCTGGGTGCTCAGTGTCCCCCAAACATACCCAGCACCTCCGGCTGTAACTCGTGCTGTGTGTGCCCTACTGGAATACTCTGCTCACGGAGCTTCACTTGGCAAGCGCAACCCATATCAAAGGCATTTTCCAGTCTCCTGGGCAGAATTGGTGCTTCCTCCTTCGAGCTCTACCTCTTGTGCTCTTGCATTGGGTTCCCAGTTCCAGATGTGTGTCGCCATTTTAGTGCTTAGGTTGCAGCTGCTTTTCCTCCCCATCCCAGTGTCTGGAACGTTATTACTAAGTAAATGACTGAAAGAATGGGTAGAAAAGTTTTAGATTACATTCATTTGTAAATCTGCCACTTATAGGTAACTATTGACCCTTTTTTGTGCTTTCTTCCAGTCTTCTTTTGCaggcagttgtttttttttgggggggggcattATTGTaatccccctccttttttttccattcaatatTCAAGTGTATGTTTCATGTGTATTATTCTTTCCCCCTCATTTTCTACCAAATAGGTACCAGATTTGATTATCCATTTCTCTATTGTTGCACTTTAAAGttgtttgaaattcttttttttttccaacagttACTGAGCTCCtacctggtccctgccctcaaggcacTCACTGTTCAGTAGGGGAGGCATTCATGTAGATAGTGCATTACAGGGGTGTGCGAAGTACTATGAAAAGTCGATGATGCTGTGCTAACACAGGAGGGACATACCCATTTCAGGATGGCTTCTTAGAAGTGTCATCTAAGTTATATGGGtcgaaaaatgtaaagaaatgtttttatgcttgtgcttttttgtttatttcagttatttcttcaGATCTATCTCAAAGAATTGGGATTACTGAGTCAAAATATAAACGCTTTTTTTAACTTGATAAAAATGACCTTATCAATATAGAGGATTTTAATGCATTGTTTTTTAGTTCTAGCTGTCTTTTCCTTGAGTTTTGTGAAAGCACAGAAATTGCTCATCTACCGTAAACTGGAAGAACCTGTCTAATGAAAAAGTTTGGGGAGAAGTTGGGAGAATAGTATAAAATATCTTTCTTGAGAGCTGTGTatctaaattatttcatttttctcagaagtTTCTCATTTGATTGCAGTTTTAcggcattctttctttctttttcttccatttcagcCATGCCTTTCTTTGATGTGCAGAAAAGGCTGGGTCTTGACTTAGACCGCTGGATGACAATCCAGAGTGCTGAGCAGCCTCACAAGATTCCAGGTCGATGCCATgcttttgaaaaagaatggatagagTGTGCACATGGTATTGGTGGTATTCGCGCGGAGAAAGAGTGCAAGATAGAATTCGATGATTTCGTAGAGTGTCTCCTTCGACAGAAAACGGTGAGGAAGTGATGGAGACAGGCACTGAATTACTTCCTCATTTCTTTGGGGCTACTTTTAAGTGCTTTTAATTGGTCACTGGGCATTAGTTTGCCCAATGTGAATTGGCAAAACTTTTGTGGTGAAACTCCTTCCCTACTTAGGTACCATGTCAAGGAAGTTAAAAGCCTTCAGATCTGAGAAGGGCCTCTTATTCCTCAGTGTTCTTCTTAATGTTCTCACATATTTTCCTTAGCATTGTACCCTGCTGCAGCGACCAGGTCAGAAATTTCATgtgtatatttccatttttgcGTGGGCTATAAGGTAAAGAATACCAACCAGCATTGGATGTTTGTCCTTGAAAATCTTTGGGTGAATATATTTCAGATTCATCAGACCCTCATTGGGGAAGAGATTAAAATCCTGTAGATCTATTACATTGAAACTGATAAAACAATCTCTGGATAGATTTCTACCTGGGGAGGATGAAGGTGTTAATGAGATTGCTTTAGGTGAGCCTGACCAAaaatgcagggggaaaaaaaagtttatagcaTGGTGTCTACTTCCTCAAGAGTTGAATGAATTGCATAACATGTAGGGCCCTGTTCTCCCTTAGAGGAGAAATCTTTGGCTGTGGGCCGTCATTTTGCCTATTTCTGTGCTCcagatataacaaatataaatgtttttattactCTTAACTCCTTGGGGTTCAGGGATACATTTTAGATTTTCAGTTAAATGTTTCTCAAAGTTATctgtatcaaaattttaaaatttcttgtctTTTATAATCTGCTCTTGGCATTTGGATTATGTGAAGCCAAATTTGGAAGGAATGAAGGGGTGTCaggtaataattttatattgatctCTAAAGGAATATTGATCATTGAGTAATATTGTAGTATTACTGAGGGACAAGGAGTGGGTCATGGTTGGCCACCTACCAGCTATTTAGTTCACAGTATGTCTTAACTTGTCTTCTGCGGGCCCCACTTATTCCTTGCTCAGATTAAGACTTTACTCACTATGGAAAATTAACACCAAGAAGAGACAGTGTGATGAGGCGGGAAGAACattagattgggagtttggagagCTTGATTTTGAtgctggttttgccaccactagtttcgtgactttgagcaagtcatttcTCTTCTagtcttggtttccttatctggaaaTGTAAAGTGTTACTCTAAGGTCACTCCTCATCCTGTGAATTTATGAACAGATATGTTACCATTTTGGAGGTCATCTAAGTGAAGAAGCTAGTGAATCAAGGAATTAGaatcaagcactgttctaagttctTAGAATGTAATAATGCATATATTTCTTACAGTAATCTCCTGTGAGATGCATTACGTATATTTTCCCCACTGTATGATTAAAAAGTTGAAGCAAGGAAATATTAAGGCCATTACCTAAGGTCATATAGCCCAGTAAGAGGTGGAAATGGCATTTGAACCTGGCAGTGCCGGTTCCAGACCCTGTGCTTATATCCAGAACACCAAGTGGTGATTGGTTCTAGCTGGGAGAAAGATTTGACATATGATGGTGTGATAGCTCAGCCATGACTAGTCTGTTGGGGGACTCTTTAATAGAGAAATGTTAAGAAtacagtttttattatttatttatttacttatttacaaaataaatttatttatttatttattttatttttggctgcattgagtcttcgttgctgcacacggtctttctctagttgcagactcattacggtggcttctcttgttgcggagcacgggctctaggctcatgggcttcagtagttgtggcgcacgggcttagttgctccgcagcatgtgggatcttcccagaccagggctcgaacccgtgtcccctgcattggcaggcggattctcaaccactgcgccaccagggaagaccaagaatacagtttttaaaatggttattgttggggcttccctggtggcgcagtggttgagagtctgcctgccagtgaaggggacacgggttcgagccctggtctgggaagatcccacatgccgcggagcaactaggcccgtgagccacaattactgagcctgcgcgtctggaacctgtgctccgcaacaagagaggccgcgataatgagaggcccgtgcaccgcgatgaagagtggcccccacttgccgcaactagagaaagccctcgcacaaaaacgaagacccaacacagccataaataaataaataaatataaataaataaataaaaatggttatTGTTTATATTAGTATTTAGGATACCTAGAGTTTTTTTTCCTAGTGAAGTTACATCCTAATTCTTTAAAGTTCATGGGATGTTTAATTGAACATACTACCTCTTCATGCCTTTGTGAAAACCTAGTCAttcactcagaaaatatttactggatCACCTATTCTGTCAGGAACTATTCCAGGTACCGGAAATATAGCAGTAAGCAAAAGCCTCTGCCCTAATGGAGCTTATATGCAGGgcagtggggcaggggtgggggtgacaGTGAGCGGTGGGATacagaaaatttacaaacaagGGAAGATAGTGTGTCAGGTGTTGATAAGTGCAATGGTGAAAATAAACAGGAGAAGGATAGGAAGCAGGAGAAGGCATGTATGCACTTTTAAATAGAGTGCTACAAAAAGAACTCAGTGATAGAAGACATTTGAGCAGAGGCTTTGAGATAGTGAACCACATGCACATGAGGGAAGAATGTTccgggcagaggaaacagcaagtggaAGGGTCTCTGAGCTGGAGCAGAGAGCCGGGGGAAGGGTATTAAGAGATGAAGTCAGAGACGTGGGCTTTTTAAGTCATTCCAGGGAAGGAGTCAGCTTTTCCTCTCAGTAAGATGAAAGCCGTTGGGTTTTGAGCCACGGAATAGTGCAGTCAGGATTAGTAAGTCTGTTTTCCATGTCACAGAATCCATGAATTAGGGTTCTCATACAATCTTGAATAGCATGGCTTTCCTCTATTGGAAATGTCCTGCTGAGGAGAAGAGGCAGAACTCAAGGCTCTGCCTATCCGAGTGACTAGTAGCCGAGCACATACCATGTCTTTCTTTCAGTGTGGTCCAGAGACCTCATTTGGCTATTTCTGCTTCATTCATACCCAGTGAACAGTCACCAGCAGCAGTGCCACCTTCACATAGAGAGGTCAGGAATATATAAGCTGTGAAATGATCtcagcttttaatattttaaaagattttaatataCACAAGTATACCTCTTAAAGCCTTTGGATCTGTATTGTTTTTGTACATACCTGTATTCCTGTATATCATAGAAACATTTTAGTTATTAGTTTTCAAGGAGATATTATTATATATACCAGAAATTTATTTGTTAAAAGCTTGGGAAATTGGTTCTTTAAAgaagggatttatcccagaggcCCTCTAGGATGAAAAACTTCCGTagtttaaaaatgaaaccaaTTTTTTATTCAGCTTCTCCAGCCCTCACTTTCCAGTGCATATCTCCCCCAAGTTTAAATACTTTCTTCCTTTGACAGATGAAACGTCTGAGTGCCATCAAGAGGCAGCGGGATAAGCTAATAAAGGAAGGGAAGTACACACCTCCACCTCAGCACTTGGGCAAGGAGGATCCTTGGCCCTGAGCAGAGCAGCTGCCGGTGGCTGGAGGCTGATTTTCACGTTCTCTCTTCTCTGCTGGAAACTTTACGTACTGAAAACCCTTTTGTGAAAGTGTCAAAAAATAAAGGATTGCTCTATCCTATTTGTTCTATATTCTCATGGATCATACTTCTCTATACTGAGGTTGCAAcctatttttttaagtttgagaaAATGCGTTTATCTTAAAAATTAGCATCTAGGGAATAATAAGCAGCATTTAACGAATGCTTACTATGTAGGTACTTTAAATATGGTAACTCATTTAAGAAGTTGCAGTGTTCCTTAGTGTTTGATTCTGGTTTATTTTCTGTAAAGCACCAACTTGGGCCGGGAGGGAGAGGCAGTACAGAGGGTGGTTGTGTGTTTAAGGTCTGTGAAGTGTAACTTTAAGGCTAAGAAAATGCCAAGTTCAGATAACCTCATTTTGAAGAGGCAACACCATTGTTTCAGTTTGCCATCAGTGTTGTGTGTTATGTGTGTTATATATTAGTGGTATATTAGTACTGCTAACTGACATGCTTAGGAACatgttttctttggtttttgttttttattttatttatttatttattttggctgtgttgggtcttcgttgctgtgcacgggctttctctggttgcggcgagcgggggctactctttgttgcagtgtgcggcttcccattgcggtggcttctctgttgcggagcacaggctctaggcatgcaggcttcagtagttgcagcacgcgggcttggtagttgcggcacacgggccctagagcactcgggcttcagtagttgtggcgcgcgggcttagttgttccacagcattttggatctttctggaccagggcttgaacccgtgtcccctgcattggcaggcggattcttaaccattgagccaccaggggagtccctaaaaACATGTTTTCAGATGTAGAAGGAAAGGTATGAACCCTAGAAAATTAATGTAAGTGTTGAGAATATAATGGAAACCTCAGATATCCTGCAGCCTTtcttaaactattttttattgtgttaaaatacacataacataaaatatatcatcttaatcatttttaaatgtacagttcagtggtattaagtacttTCACGTTGTTGcacaaccatcactaccatccatctctagaactcttcatcttggaaaactgaaattgtatccattaaacaataagtCCCTCTTCCGCCTTCCCCCTagcacctggcaaccactattctactttttatctctatgatTTTAACTACTCTTAAGTACCTCattatgagtggaatcatacactatttgtctttttgtgactggcttatgtcacctaacataatgtcctcaagcttcatacatgtagcatatatcagaatttctttccttttcaaggctgatagtattccattgtatgtatatactacatcttgcttatccattcatctgtcagtagacacttgggttgcttccgtgTTTtagcttttgtgaataatgctgctatgaatatgggtaTATAAATATCtccttgagaccctgctttcaattatattcccaccagtaCTGCAGaagagttctaatttctccacatcttcaccaacatttgttattttctgggtttttttgataGCCACCTAATGGAAGTGAggtatcttattgtagtttttttttttcatttatttttaaattaaatttatttatttgactgcgttggctcttcattgctgtgtgcggcctttctctaattgcagcgagcgggagctactcttcgttgtggtgcgtgggcttctcattgcagtggcttctcttgttgcagagcacgggctctaggcttgcgggcttcagtagttgtggctcacgggctctagagcacagactcagtagttatggtgcacgggcttagctgctccgcggcatgtgggatcttcccataccagggatcgaacccatgtcccctgcattggcaggcggattcttaaccactgcaccaccaaggaagtcctcattgtagttctgatttgcatttccctaatgactagtgatgttgcatcttttcatgtgcttatcgaccatttgtatatcttgttTGGATATATGTGTACtcaagtcttttgtccatttttgaattgagttggggtttttaaaacaatttttcctaaagtccaattttctgttttttcttttgttgcctttaatgtcatatccaagaaatcattgccaaatccaatgttgtGAAGCTTTTGCCctatattttccaagttttatgTTTTTTAGGTCATGGgtccattttgaattgatttttaaaaatatagtgttAGGTagtggtccaacttcattcttttgcatgtggatatccagattttccagcaccatttgttgaaaagactgtctattccccattgaatgatcttggcacccttgtcattTGGCCACatgtgtgagggtttatttctgaactcttatTCTGTCGGTCCATGTTTCTGTCTTTTTGCCAttgccacactgttttgattactgtagctttgtaataagtttcaAAGTCAACAGTCCTCCTGATTTGAGTTCTCCAGCCTTGTTCTTTTCAGGATTGTTCTGGCTATTCAGGGTCGCTTAAGAtcctatatgaattttaggatgggtttttctatttatgcaaaaaaattgggattttgacagggacagaattaaatctgtaaattgcttagGGTAGTATTGATATCTTAGTAAGTCTTCCAGTCCGTGAACATGAGAtttctttccacttatttatgtctttaatttctttcagcagtgttttatagttttcattgtacaagccTTTCACCTACTtaagttaattcctaagtatttttttagatgctattttttaaatttttattttatgttggagtatagtagatttacaatgtcggtgtacagcaaagtgattcagttgtacatatacatatatctatttttcagattcttttcccatataagttattacagagtactgggtagagttccctgttctatacagtaggtccttgttgactaGCTATTAGatgctatttttttttggctgcgttgggtcttcattgctgcacgtggtctttctctagttgcagcgagcgggggctactctttgttgcagtgcacgggcttctcattgcagtggcctctcttgttgtggagcacaggctctaggcatgcgggcttcagtagttgtggcacgtgggctcagtagttgtggcttgtgggctctagagcacaggctcagtagctgcggcgcacgggcttagttgctctgtggcatgtgggatcttcgtggacgagggctcgaacccgtgtcccctgaattggcaggccgattcttaaccactgggccaccgggAAGCCCCtagatgctattttaaatggaattgtttttgtaattatttttttttcagattgttcatcgtTAGTCTTACAGCATTTTGAGTCACAAATGTCAGCTGTAAGGCTTGAATATAAGTTCTCCTCCAAAGGGAAAGTACATTGTGTCCTAGTCTCAATATTGGAAATAGGGGATTTGGCATTTGAGCAGGCCCTGCTTATTCATTGTGTTAGCCAAGCAGAGTTTTCTTAAACTAATCATTAATCAATCACAATGGAGAAGAAAACTGGAGGCCTTCCAGCAAGATCCTGTGCTGTGGCCCTGTGTTAGGTTGTTTTATTGTGCTCTAAACACACaaacttttctgaatttttaaagccCCAAATGGCTttaggtgcatacatatttatggaAAAGCAGAGACCAATTGGAAATGCCAGAGAGGAAAGTAGAATGTTAATCAAGGCTTAATGTAGGTACATGCTCTTTCATTCAAAGATATCTTTTATTCTTGAGCTCCGGGTTGTAGAATGAAGGGAATCCCATAAGATTGTATTTACCTAAAGGTAAAAAATGAGTGATAGAGAACACTTAGTTGTGTTTGTTGGAAAGCATTGCCTTGATGTGTTTACAGAATATCAAGCCTTCATTCACATCAGATACCCATAAACAAACAGCTCTGGGATAAGCAACCCTGCCTCTTGTCTTTGTATATTTAGCAAACTTTGTGCCTTAATTGCTTTTTTGAGAAAGTAAGACAGCAGTGTTATGAGCTGGTGAAAGCAAGGAGCCAGCTCCAAGACCCCTGTTCTTTAAGCATTTGAACAAGAACAAGCAGAGTTAGGACTGTATTTTTTTGAACAACTACATTGGACTAGAATAGGACTGAGATtgggggggcaggagggagagaaagctgTGAGGTGCTTTGCTGTTGATGATTAAACACTAAGTTACTTGCTGCCCTTGCCCCGTCTCTTCACTCTGGTAAATGGGACTCAACTTCTTTGGCCTCTGCTTTTTAACCCTGACTGCCACAAGGGAAACCACTAAATATTTTGGCAACTGcatttcaatttttcatttaatttttctgaataGGTAATTTATGTGGCTCAAAATTCAAACAGTACAAAGGACATATAATGAAAAATCTTCCCCAGGCATCCAGTTCCCCTCCCTAGAAGCAATCAGTGTTTTGAGTATCCTAGAGATTCTGTGTctacacgtacatacacacattttctttGCCCTTTTTGAAACAAGTGGTAGCAAATTGTGCACATAG encodes:
- the NDUFS5 gene encoding NADH dehydrogenase [ubiquinone] iron-sulfur protein 5 produces the protein MPFFDVQKRLGLDLDRWMTIQSAEQPHKIPGRCHAFEKEWIECAHGIGGIRAEKECKIEFDDFVECLLRQKTMKRLSAIKRQRDKLIKEGKYTPPPQHLGKEDPWP